GCTCAAGGAGAAACCAACACCGACTGAGGAGGAGATCAAAGAGTACCTGAGGGGTAACTTGTGCAGATGTACTGGATACATCAACATAATCAAGGCTGTCAAGAAGGTTGCGGAATTAAGGACGCAATCCTAGCATTCTAGCACACAGATCTTATTAGGGCATTTGGATCCTCAGCGTATTTGAATTTCACTAATACCGCACAACTTAAGCTAGCCGGCAATATCTGAACATAGACTTGCCCAACACGGGCCTTTAGTCAGTAACCACAGCGTATGACTTATTAATAAGCTAAGTCAGGTATAATTCCAAGGGCATCAGCGTGGGGCTTACGTCAACGCACGCTAAAGTGAGGGGAATTGTAAACCTAATGATGTACTTGGTAGACGTGGTGATCCTAGCAACTCTAGGCATCATGATAGTCATAACTCTATACTACCTTGTAAGGGATTTGGGGCAACTCGTATCCTACACCTCAACAGTAAATGAGCTAAAGCTGATTGTTGACTACATACTACTGCTCTTCATATTTTCGGAACTCCTTAGAAGCGTCCTGGCTGTGAGGGGTGAGGAGTATCTACTAGCGTTAATGGAGACGGCGGCGGTTATAGCTATTAGGGAGATATACATATCGGTAATCTCGAAAACTACTGTGGACCTCTTTGTCAGTAGTGTTTCCCTAGTAGCGGTCATACTGGCCCTCTGGATCGTTAAAACTAGAGTCTACGTTAAGAGAGTACGAGAGCAACGGATTTTGGCCTCCTAGAATTTTCCTTCTTAACCTACGTCCTTCAGGCTTTTAGAGTTAGAGGACGAGGGTTGTTCAATGCTACGCATTGATTTCCA
This window of the Zestosphaera sp. genome carries:
- a CDS encoding phosphate-starvation-inducible PsiE family protein — encoded protein: MMYLVDVVILATLGIMIVITLYYLVRDLGQLVSYTSTVNELKLIVDYILLLFIFSELLRSVLAVRGEEYLLALMETAAVIAIREIYISVISKTTVDLFVSSVSLVAVILALWIVKTRVYVKRVREQRILAS